GCGATCATAAAGTCCTGATTTTTTTATGCTTCCACCACCGTAGTGGAGTAATACCTTCTTACCATATTTTTTTACTTCTTCTCCTATTACCGATTCCGTACCCTTCCCAAAGATAATTTTTGTTGGACTTTCAAAAACAAAGTTTTTCATGATGTTGCCTCCAATTCTTCTCTTTTATATATGTTATATAGATATCCCTCTGTAAATTTTAACATGTCAAAAGGGTATACCCATATCCTTGCATTAAATTAAAAACCTATTTCCAATGATACAGGACAATGATCACTGCCCATGATATTTGAATGAATTTCTGCCTTCCTTAACAAGCCCTTCAGCCTTTCAGATACAATAAAATAGTCAATTCTCCAACCTGCATTTCTTTCCCTTGCCTTGCCCATATAGGACCACCAAGTATACGCCCCTTCTTGATCTGGATAAAAATATCTAAAAGTATCTATAAAGCCTCCCTCAAGTAGTTCTGTCATTTTTCCTCTTTCTTCATCTGTAAAACCAGCATTTCTTTTATTGGTTTTAGGATTTTTTAAGTCAATTTCCTTGTGGGCTACATTGAGATCGCCGCACAAGATCACTGGCCTTACTGCATCTAATTTTTTTAGGTGCTTTCTAAAGGCATCCTCCCAAGTTTCTCTATAATCAAGTCTTGCTAATTCCCTCTGAGAGTTAGGGGTATATACATTTACTAGATAAAATTCTTCAAACCCTAAAGTAATCACCCTTCCCTCTTGGTCATGTTCTTCCATCCCCATGCCATATTCCACAGATACAGGTTTTTTCTTTGTGAATATAGCCGTACCAGAATAACCTTTTTTCACTGCGTAATTCCAATACTGTTGATATCCCTCTAAATCTAGATCAATTTGTCCTTCCTGCAACTTGGTTTCCTGAAGACAGAACATGTCTGCATCCACCTCTTTGAAATACTCTAAAAATCCTTTACCCACACAAGCCCTAAGGCCATTCACATTCCATGAAACAAACTTCATAACTACACCCTCCATGCCTTCCTTTTTCTACTGAATTCTGTTCATTTTATAGAAATACGCCTATCAATTTTAACATATTAAGGCTGCATTTGCAGTCCTTGGATACGCTTTTTTAGCCAAGGCAAAATCGTGGATCTTAGATACTAAATTTCAAGTTTAAAAGCGTACATCTATATCTTAATTTTGCTTTCACCCCTCCTATACGTGTTAAAGTAGGTGGGGATTTGTTACCTTGTTGGAACAAATTTATCCTTACTTTCTTTTGTCTTCTATATTAGCAGCATTTTTTTCTCTGCATTTTTGAACATTGGCACAATTTCTACAGGATGGACTACAGTATTTAGCTCTAGCATTACTGGAAATAAAGATACTATTGCAGTGGCTACATCGATTGATTAAGGTAGTTTCATCTGTAACTGCAAATGCATAGATTGTCTCTATTGCAGTTTTAAGAGAATCAAATTCCCACGCAATCATCGTCTTATCCAATTGGCTAATGGTAAAACCTATTTTTTCTGCACCAAATTTCTCAGCCATAATTGTTACCTTCTCTGTTAGATAGGAAGAGGAATTTCTATAAATCAGCAATTGATTAAAGTGTGAAGAAATCATCTTGGCAAAATTGACGATCCAGTTGATTTGTTCAGAGTAGAACTTAGAAAATATCAAATCCATTACGATAGGTCTTTTGCCATAGAACTTAGGAGAATCTTCTCTTTTCATTACATCTATAGAATCTCTATATTGTTTAAATACAACTTCCCCCTCTTTTGCAAAGGGTATAAACTTATCGATAAATTCATTTGCATCCATAATTTTTTCTTTTGTAATATAATTATTTTCAATCATTAGCACTTTATCTTCTCCAACAATGTTCCGATTATAGGCACTGGCACTAATGAATCCCAACAAACCATATTTTCTAGCAAATATCAAAAGGTCTTTATTTAATTCTTCTCTATCTATCTCTTCTTGAATTTTTAAAGCTTTATCCCCTATCTTCATCAAATCCATAAGTAAATCTTCTGCTACATCGAAGGGATTATACATGCAAAATGTCGCCTCTTCTGCTGGGATAATATACACCTCTCCATCATAGGCTGTCTTGAACTGATAATCGCTATATCGAATCCAATCTGTAGCAAAACTTCCTATTAACCCTATTTTCCCTTCCATAAATGTCTACCCCTCTTTGTTTATGATAAACTCTATAAAATATGTAATATGTTTTATATATTTATATATTACACTTATTAGTTTAATTTTATTTCTATTTCATTTTTTTGTCAATATCCTCTCTTTACTTTAGAGAAGCTTATGGTAAAAGTTTGGCAATACAAAATAGTAATCGCTACACTGTTATTATTGTTTTTTTCTATTGTAAGGATAACTTTTTAACAAAGATTGTATTATGTCTTATAATTATAAATAATATTGATTGAAAATCCAATCACCTACTCTTTTTGCTTCTTATGGAAAATTTTATGCCTGTCACCTACAACGCCATTACTATATGCTATAATAGAAATAATAAGTTACTGGAGGCATGTAATTTTTCAGATCGTAATTTAACAGAAAATTCTATCTTTTCCTATGGGTTAAATAAAATAATTTTTTAAAACAGAGGGGGAAAAACTATGGACTGTATGACAAAAGCCAGCACTGGGATGAAAAGCCTAGATCAAGTAGTCGATTACTTAAGATTGGGAGATAATGTAGTGTGGCAGGTAGATGCCATCGATGATTATAAGTATTTTGTCAACCTTTTTGTAGAAAACGCTCTTATCAGCAATAGGAGGGTTGTATATATGCGTTTTGCACAGCATCCTCCCCTTATTGAAGGAATAGAAGACATCACAGTATGTGCATTGAATGCATGCGGAGGCTTTGAATCTTTTTCAACGCAAGTATACGATATCATATCTCGTGAAGGAAAAGAAGTCTACTATGTGTTTGACTGTCTCTCAGATTTGCTTACTGCATGGGCTAATGATCTTATGATAGGAAATTTTTTTATGATTACCTGTCCTTATCTTTTTGAGCTAGACACCATTGCATACTTTACCATATTGAGAAATAAACACTCCTTTCAAACAGTAGCCCGTATACGGGAAACTACACAACTCTTAATCGACCTATATAACTGTGAAGATTGTTATTATATACATCCCTTAAAGGTGTGGGATAGGTATTCTCCCACCATGTTTTTGCCCCATGCTCTAGATAGGGAAAATCTAACCCCTATCACCAATAGTGTAGATGCAGCTAGGCTCTTTACCATTATGCCTACTATAGGTATTGAAAATGAAAGAAGACATCTAGATTACTGGGATAAGATGTTTCTTAACGCAGTCGCCCTATATAAAGAAGTGCTGGAAGGAAAAGAAACCGCTGCAATGGAGCAGAAAAAGGTAATAGAACAGCTATGTAAACTTGTTATAGGTCGAGATCATCGGATTTTATCTCTTGCTAAAAAATACCTCTCTCTTAAAGATTTATTAGACATCAAATCAAGACTCATAGGTTCTGGTTATATAGGAGGAAAAGCAGTAGGCATGCTTATGGCTAGATCTATTCTATTAAAAGATAAAGACTTTGAATGGCGGCGATATCTAGAACCTCATGACTCCTACTACATCGGTTCTGACGTTTTTTATTCCTATATCGTGCAAAACGGTTGGTGGAAATTGAGGATGAAGCAACGAAGCAACGAAGGCTACTTTCAAGTAGCTTCTGAGTTAAGGGAAAAAATGCTAAAGGGCTCTTTTCCCG
The sequence above is drawn from the Clostridium formicaceticum genome and encodes:
- a CDS encoding exodeoxyribonuclease III, whose product is MKFVSWNVNGLRACVGKGFLEYFKEVDADMFCLQETKLQEGQIDLDLEGYQQYWNYAVKKGYSGTAIFTKKKPVSVEYGMGMEEHDQEGRVITLGFEEFYLVNVYTPNSQRELARLDYRETWEDAFRKHLKKLDAVRPVILCGDLNVAHKEIDLKNPKTNKRNAGFTDEERGKMTELLEGGFIDTFRYFYPDQEGAYTWWSYMGKARERNAGWRIDYFIVSERLKGLLRKAEIHSNIMGSDHCPVSLEIGF